In Chryseobacterium turcicum, a single window of DNA contains:
- a CDS encoding efflux transporter outer membrane subunit, producing MKNLSIIIKGTAFSVVAFAVLSSCMVRKEYERPATAVDEKLFRTDMLPQDSTSIANVSWKEIFTDPILQGHITKALENNLDVRIAVQSITSAEAYLKQAKAAYEPTLSIGPNYTFQTQSINTQFGQIIGERRYVNQFDITATIGWEADLWGKMKSQQKAQLATYLGTLAAHKAVKSDLVASIASAYFQLLTYDDQKRIIQETIKVRENNLEATKALKESGSVTEVAVQQSQALVYNAQSLLIDIDTQIQLLENTMSLLMGDSSQTIARSSLKSQSLPESLALGYPASLLSNRPDVMQAEFNLMNAFELTNVAKAQFYPTLKLTGSGGVQSVDIDHLFSVNSLFANVVTGLAQPILNKRQIKTAYDVSLANKETAYLNFRKSILTAGKEVSDAIRVFSVQDSFIDLKKKELDSYKKSVDYSQELVNYGMANYLEVLNASVNSLNAELNISNAEYSKMKAAVDLYQALGGGWK from the coding sequence ATGAAAAATTTATCAATAATAATAAAAGGAACTGCTTTTTCAGTGGTCGCGTTCGCGGTTTTATCGTCTTGTATGGTAAGAAAAGAGTACGAAAGACCCGCAACTGCAGTTGACGAAAAACTATTCCGTACAGATATGCTGCCTCAGGATAGCACAAGTATTGCGAATGTTTCCTGGAAAGAGATTTTTACAGATCCTATTCTTCAGGGACACATTACAAAAGCTTTAGAAAATAATCTTGATGTAAGAATCGCTGTACAGAGTATCACTTCTGCAGAAGCTTATTTAAAACAGGCAAAAGCAGCCTACGAACCGACTTTATCAATAGGACCGAATTACACTTTTCAAACACAATCTATCAATACTCAGTTTGGTCAGATTATCGGAGAAAGACGTTATGTAAACCAGTTTGATATTACAGCTACGATAGGTTGGGAAGCAGATTTGTGGGGAAAAATGAAGTCTCAGCAAAAAGCTCAATTAGCGACTTATTTGGGAACCTTAGCCGCTCACAAAGCGGTAAAAAGTGACTTGGTAGCCTCAATCGCTTCGGCATATTTTCAATTGTTAACGTATGACGATCAGAAGAGAATCATTCAAGAAACAATCAAAGTAAGAGAAAATAATTTAGAAGCCACAAAAGCATTAAAAGAGTCAGGATCAGTAACAGAAGTTGCTGTTCAGCAAAGTCAAGCGTTGGTTTATAATGCTCAATCTTTACTGATTGACATCGATACTCAAATTCAACTTTTAGAAAATACGATGAGTTTGTTGATGGGTGATTCATCGCAGACGATTGCAAGGTCTTCTTTAAAATCGCAGTCATTGCCAGAAAGTTTAGCCTTAGGATATCCTGCAAGTTTGTTATCAAACCGTCCGGATGTGATGCAAGCAGAATTTAATTTAATGAATGCTTTTGAGTTGACAAATGTAGCTAAAGCTCAATTTTACCCTACATTGAAACTAACAGGAAGTGGAGGAGTGCAGTCAGTAGACATCGATCATTTGTTTAGTGTAAACTCTCTTTTTGCAAATGTTGTAACTGGTTTAGCACAGCCAATTTTAAATAAAAGGCAAATCAAAACTGCTTACGATGTAAGTTTGGCGAACAAAGAAACAGCGTATCTGAATTTCAGAAAATCTATTTTGACTGCCGGAAAAGAAGTTTCTGATGCCATAAGAGTATTTTCTGTTCAGGATTCTTTTATCGATTTAAAGAAAAAAGAATTAGACTCTTACAAAAAATCAGTTGACTATTCTCAGGAATTGGTTAATTATGGTATGGCAAATTACCTTGAAGTTTTAAATGCAAGTGTAAACTCATTGAATGCCGAACTTAATATTTCAAATGCAGAATATAGCAAAATGAAAGCTGCCGTAGATTTATATCAGGCTTTAGGCGGCGGATGGAAATAA
- a CDS encoding DUF4468 domain-containing protein: MKKTITLFTLLLSILAFSQEFQFEEVVKMDSTITKEELYNRARIWANQSFKSKKTSVNIEDKEDGEIAGVGVIDYRTKKNYLGASCIEGPISYKMNIYVKDGRYKYQFHTFEHKGSRGANCSRLDLGVLRYEPENTDKGFVDIINKITDFVNPIISDLKSAMNKKYEVSKDW, from the coding sequence ATGAAAAAGACTATTACGTTATTTACACTATTGCTTTCAATTCTCGCATTCTCTCAGGAATTTCAATTTGAAGAAGTAGTAAAGATGGATTCTACAATCACAAAAGAAGAACTTTATAATCGTGCAAGAATTTGGGCAAACCAAAGTTTTAAATCTAAGAAAACTTCAGTAAATATAGAAGATAAAGAAGATGGAGAAATTGCAGGCGTCGGAGTGATTGATTATCGAACAAAGAAAAATTATTTAGGAGCATCATGTATTGAGGGTCCAATTAGTTATAAGATGAACATTTATGTTAAGGACGGACGGTACAAATATCAATTTCATACATTCGAGCATAAAGGTTCACGGGGAGCTAATTGTAGTAGATTAGATCTAGGAGTACTTCGTTATGAGCCAGAAAACACAGACAAAGGATTTGTTGATATAATAAATAAAATCACAGACTTTGTTAATCCTATTATTTCGGATTTAAAATCAGCAATGAATAAAAAATACGAAGTATCCAAAGACTGGTAA
- a CDS encoding C40 family peptidase: MELRFSEIKLCKKLVALALATTVIVSCGSSKNVSSSKKTPSKTVTKSENLRKLDSSFDGKISGSVKSLLKDAETYLGTPYKFGGNNSSGFDCSGFTVKVFQESNFTLPRRSADQADSGKLIDIKTVKPGDLLFFATAGGSRVSHVGIVHTIENDGEIKFIHASTSKGVIISSLNEKYWNKAYLHAQRVL, encoded by the coding sequence ATGGAATTGCGTTTTTCGGAAATTAAATTATGTAAAAAGTTGGTTGCTTTAGCTCTAGCTACTACAGTTATTGTTTCTTGTGGAAGCTCTAAAAATGTTTCTTCGTCAAAGAAAACTCCGTCAAAAACTGTTACAAAGTCCGAAAATCTAAGAAAACTAGATTCTTCTTTTGACGGGAAGATTTCAGGCTCTGTAAAAAGCCTTTTGAAAGATGCCGAAACTTATTTGGGAACTCCTTACAAATTTGGCGGGAATAATTCTTCAGGATTTGATTGCTCAGGATTTACCGTAAAAGTTTTTCAGGAAAGCAATTTCACCTTACCAAGAAGGTCAGCCGACCAGGCAGATTCAGGAAAATTGATTGATATTAAAACCGTAAAACCAGGTGACCTTTTATTTTTTGCAACTGCAGGCGGAAGCCGTGTCTCCCATGTTGGCATCGTTCACACCATTGAAAATGATGGCGAAATAAAATTCATTCATGCATCAACATCAAAAGGAGTCATTATTTCTTCTTTAAACGAAAAATACTGGAACAAAGCCTATCTTCACGCACAACGCGTTTTATAA
- a CDS encoding methyltransferase family protein yields MTDFIRVFMPLFFIVFFLTAFFGTSFIVSKRIGKNPNVLPKDDSAYGLIGRYFKLTLIFLFIYTLLLFFFPSTSTLKSSINFLENNLFKYVGIILMLFSLAWVLIAQFQMKNSWRIGIDEDHKTDLITNGLFNYSRNPVFLGMLLSLIGMFLTVPTFISLSFLIVANILIQTQIRLEEEFLLKQHDKVYLQYKAKVRRFL; encoded by the coding sequence ATGACAGATTTTATAAGAGTTTTTATGCCTCTATTTTTTATCGTTTTCTTTCTTACTGCATTTTTCGGAACAAGTTTTATCGTTTCAAAAAGAATCGGTAAAAATCCAAATGTTCTTCCAAAAGATGATTCCGCTTACGGATTGATTGGCAGATATTTTAAACTAACCCTGATTTTTCTTTTCATTTACACTCTTTTGCTTTTCTTTTTTCCCAGCACATCCACTTTGAAATCTTCAATTAATTTCTTAGAAAACAATCTCTTTAAATATGTAGGGATTATTTTAATGCTTTTCAGTTTAGCATGGGTTCTCATCGCTCAGTTTCAAATGAAAAATTCCTGGAGAATAGGGATTGATGAAGACCATAAAACAGATTTAATCACAAACGGACTTTTCAATTATTCTAGAAACCCTGTTTTTCTGGGAATGCTGCTTAGTTTAATCGGAATGTTTCTCACAGTACCCACTTTTATTTCGTTAAGTTTTTTAATCGTAGCCAACATATTAATTCAAACCCAAATCAGATTGGAAGAAGAATTTTTATTAAAACAACACGATAAAGTTTATCTGCAGTACAAAGCCAAAGTAAGAAGATTTTTATAG
- the hisD gene encoding histidinol dehydrogenase codes for MKISNYPAKNTWSDLIKRPVIKREQLSELIVNIFDEVEKNGNQALIDFNKKFDRAEVKKIKVSKEELESSENLISEELKLAIQQAKENITKFHASQIPKIQKIETTKGVVCWRENRAIEKVGIYIPGGTAPLFSTVLMLAIPAQLAGCSEIILCTPPDKNGNINPAILYTAKLCGITKIFKTGGAQAIAAMTFGTESIPNVYKIFGPGNQFVVAAKEYSQHFGVSIDMPAGPSEVLVIADENAVPEFCAADLLSQAEHGNDSQVIFISTDKKIFNQTIGEIEKQVKELPRNEFAQESLKNSHFILLKTVDEALEFSNQYAPEHLILAVENFENYIDKIQNAGSVFLGNYSCESAGDYASGTNHTLPTNGFAKNYSGVSLDSFVKKITFQNLSKKGLQNLGKTIELMAEAEGLFAHKNAVSIRLK; via the coding sequence ATGAAAATTAGTAATTATCCTGCAAAAAATACGTGGTCTGACTTGATAAAAAGACCAGTAATAAAAAGAGAGCAACTTTCAGAATTAATCGTTAATATTTTTGATGAAGTTGAAAAAAATGGAAACCAGGCTTTAATTGATTTCAATAAAAAATTTGATAGAGCAGAAGTAAAAAAAATCAAAGTTTCGAAAGAAGAATTAGAAAGTTCAGAAAATTTAATAAGCGAAGAATTGAAACTTGCCATTCAACAGGCAAAAGAAAATATTACTAAGTTTCACGCTTCACAAATTCCTAAAATTCAGAAAATTGAAACTACAAAAGGAGTCGTTTGTTGGCGAGAAAATAGAGCTATTGAGAAAGTGGGAATTTATATTCCGGGAGGAACAGCTCCATTGTTTTCTACAGTTTTAATGTTGGCAATTCCTGCACAATTAGCAGGTTGTAGTGAAATTATTTTGTGTACACCTCCAGATAAAAACGGAAATATCAACCCTGCAATTCTTTACACCGCAAAACTTTGTGGTATTACAAAAATATTTAAAACTGGCGGTGCTCAAGCGATAGCCGCCATGACTTTCGGTACGGAAAGCATTCCGAATGTTTACAAAATTTTTGGTCCCGGAAACCAGTTTGTTGTTGCCGCAAAAGAGTATTCTCAGCATTTCGGAGTATCAATTGATATGCCTGCTGGACCAAGCGAAGTTTTAGTAATTGCCGATGAAAATGCAGTTCCAGAATTCTGTGCAGCAGATTTATTATCTCAGGCTGAACACGGTAATGACAGTCAGGTGATTTTTATTTCAACAGACAAGAAAATTTTTAATCAAACTATCGGAGAAATAGAAAAACAAGTTAAAGAACTTCCAAGAAATGAATTTGCTCAAGAATCATTAAAAAACAGTCATTTTATTTTGTTAAAAACGGTTGATGAAGCTTTAGAATTTAGCAATCAGTATGCTCCGGAACATTTGATTCTAGCAGTCGAAAATTTTGAAAATTATATCGATAAAATACAAAATGCTGGTTCTGTTTTTCTGGGAAATTATTCTTGTGAAAGCGCAGGAGATTATGCGAGTGGTACCAATCACACCCTTCCAACAAACGGATTTGCAAAAAATTACAGCGGAGTTTCTTTAGACAGTTTTGTAAAGAAAATAACGTTTCAGAATCTATCAAAAAAAGGTCTTCAAAATTTAGGAAAAACAATAGAGCTTATGGCCGAAGCAGAAGGATTATTTGCTCACAAAAATGCCGTATCAATCAGATTAAAATAA
- a CDS encoding MarR family winged helix-turn-helix transcriptional regulator, producing the protein MNVINESGTLALSTRLQRLSEQLRKDGALVYKEFGINFEPKWFPVIFTLHHKNTLSVVEIANEIGYTHPSTISLLKELEKQQMIISKKDKTDERKRLIELSPKGIELIEKMKPAWEIISKVLEEIADNENHLLKAINEAEEKIAKQSFLQRVVELKSSQ; encoded by the coding sequence ATGAATGTCATCAATGAATCTGGAACCTTAGCTTTATCTACAAGATTACAACGCCTTAGTGAGCAATTGCGTAAGGATGGAGCTCTAGTTTATAAAGAATTTGGAATAAATTTCGAGCCTAAATGGTTTCCGGTAATCTTTACATTACATCACAAAAATACACTCAGCGTTGTAGAAATTGCTAATGAAATAGGATATACGCATCCCTCAACAATTAGCCTTTTAAAAGAGCTTGAAAAGCAACAAATGATTATCTCTAAAAAAGATAAAACAGATGAACGCAAACGCTTAATCGAATTGTCACCAAAAGGTATTGAATTGATAGAAAAAATGAAACCTGCGTGGGAAATCATCTCCAAAGTATTGGAAGAAATAGCCGATAATGAGAATCATTTACTGAAAGCAATAAATGAAGCCGAAGAAAAAATTGCTAAACAGTCTTTTTTACAAAGAGTTGTAGAATTAAAAAGTAGTCAATAA
- a CDS encoding GNAT family N-acetyltransferase, whose protein sequence is MLEINLVNNTHSEEIINLVLNIQQKEFNVPITIEDQPDLMQIEDFYFANGGSFWGAFINGELVGTIALVKFDEKAAAVRKMFVKKEFRGKEHSIAQKLLEILLAYCQKNEIDKVYLGTVSILQAALRFYERNHFKIIEKELLPEKFPLMSADNVFCFLDLKS, encoded by the coding sequence ATGTTAGAAATTAATCTTGTAAACAATACACATTCAGAAGAAATAATAAATTTGGTTTTGAATATTCAGCAAAAGGAATTTAATGTTCCAATCACAATAGAAGACCAGCCGGACCTTATGCAAATTGAAGATTTCTACTTTGCTAATGGCGGAAGTTTTTGGGGAGCTTTTATTAATGGTGAGCTTGTCGGAACAATTGCTTTGGTGAAATTTGATGAAAAAGCAGCAGCAGTCCGAAAGATGTTTGTGAAAAAAGAATTCAGAGGAAAAGAACACAGTATCGCTCAGAAACTATTAGAAATCCTGCTTGCTTATTGCCAGAAAAACGAAATAGATAAAGTATATTTGGGAACAGTATCAATACTTCAGGCTGCATTGCGTTTTTACGAGCGAAATCATTTTAAAATCATTGAAAAAGAACTTCTACCAGAAAAATTCCCTTTAATGAGTGCCGATAATGTATTTTGTTTTCTGGATCTAAAATCATAG
- the hisG gene encoding ATP phosphoribosyltransferase, translating into MSKLKIAIQKSGRLYEESLQLLKDCGIYVNNGKDQLKVSVDNFPMEIMYLRNSDIPQYLEDGVVDIAIVGENLLVEKQKNIEIIQSLGFSKCRVSLAIPKEIETDDINYFQGKKIATSYPNTLKNFLIKNNISAEIHIISGSVEIAPNIGLADGICDIVSSGSTLFKNGLRETVTILKSEAVLAKTSQLNNDKQRILEKFLFRIQSVLRAKNSKYILMNVPNEKISEISDVLPVLKSPTVIPLAEKDWSSIHSVIDEDRFWEVIDELKEKGAQDILIIPIDKMVI; encoded by the coding sequence ATGAGTAAATTAAAAATTGCCATACAAAAAAGCGGACGGCTTTACGAAGAATCGCTCCAACTCCTCAAAGATTGCGGTATTTACGTCAACAACGGAAAAGACCAGCTCAAAGTTTCCGTAGACAATTTCCCTATGGAAATTATGTATCTTAGAAATTCAGACATCCCACAATATCTGGAAGATGGTGTAGTAGATATTGCCATTGTCGGTGAAAATCTTTTAGTTGAAAAACAGAAAAACATTGAGATTATTCAAAGTTTAGGATTTTCAAAATGCCGAGTTTCTTTAGCTATCCCAAAAGAAATTGAAACCGACGATATTAATTATTTTCAAGGAAAAAAAATAGCAACATCGTATCCGAATACACTGAAAAATTTTCTAATAAAAAATAATATTTCAGCAGAAATTCATATCATTTCCGGTTCGGTAGAAATCGCTCCAAATATTGGTCTTGCCGACGGAATCTGTGATATCGTAAGCTCGGGAAGTACTTTATTTAAAAATGGATTGAGAGAAACTGTTACCATTCTAAAGTCTGAAGCTGTTCTTGCAAAAACATCTCAACTAAATAATGATAAACAAAGAATTTTAGAAAAATTTCTGTTTAGAATTCAGTCTGTTTTAAGAGCAAAAAATTCAAAATATATTTTGATGAATGTTCCGAACGAAAAGATTTCAGAAATTTCAGATGTTCTTCCTGTTTTGAAAAGTCCTACCGTAATTCCTTTAGCAGAAAAGGATTGGAGCAGCATTCATTCAGTGATTGATGAAGACCGTTTCTGGGAAGTCATCGACGAGTTAAAAGAAAAAGGAGCACAAGATATTTTAATAATTCCAATCGATAAAATGGTGATTTAA
- a CDS encoding 2,3,4,5-tetrahydropyridine-2,6-dicarboxylate N-succinyltransferase yields MSLQQTIENIWDNRELLQNEDSQKAIREVISLVDKGELRTAEPTENGWQVNEWVKKAVVMYFPIQKMETIEVGPFEFHDKMPLKRNYAEKGVRVVPHAIAREGAYIAPGVILMPSYVNIGAYVDSGTMVDTWATVGSCAQIGKNVHLSGGVGIGGVLEPLQAAPVIIEDDCFIGSRCIVVEGVHVEKEAVLGANVVLTASTKIIDVTGDTPIEIKGRVPARSVVIPGSYTKQYPAGEYQVPCALIIGQRKESTDKKTSLNDALRENNVAV; encoded by the coding sequence ATGTCATTACAACAAACTATTGAAAATATCTGGGACAACAGAGAATTATTGCAGAATGAAGACAGCCAAAAGGCGATTAGAGAGGTTATTTCTTTAGTTGACAAAGGTGAACTTCGTACAGCAGAGCCTACAGAAAACGGATGGCAGGTGAATGAATGGGTGAAAAAAGCTGTAGTAATGTACTTCCCAATCCAGAAAATGGAAACGATTGAAGTAGGTCCTTTTGAATTTCATGATAAAATGCCTTTGAAAAGAAATTATGCAGAGAAAGGCGTAAGAGTTGTACCGCATGCCATTGCAAGAGAAGGAGCTTATATTGCTCCAGGCGTTATTTTGATGCCTTCTTATGTAAATATTGGTGCTTATGTAGATTCGGGAACGATGGTTGATACTTGGGCAACAGTAGGAAGCTGTGCACAGATTGGTAAAAACGTTCACTTGAGTGGTGGTGTTGGTATTGGTGGTGTTTTAGAACCTCTTCAGGCTGCTCCGGTTATCATTGAAGATGATTGTTTTATCGGTTCTAGATGTATCGTTGTAGAAGGAGTTCACGTTGAAAAAGAAGCTGTTTTAGGAGCAAATGTTGTATTGACTGCTTCCACAAAAATTATTGACGTTACGGGTGATACTCCAATTGAAATTAAAGGTAGAGTTCCTGCTCGTTCAGTGGTAATTCCTGGAAGCTATACCAAGCAATATCCTGCAGGAGAATATCAGGTTCCTTGTGCTTTGATTATCGGTCAGAGAAAAGAATCTACTGATAAAAAGACATCACTAAACGATGCTTTAAGAGAAAATAACGTAGCTGTTTAA
- the hisC gene encoding histidinol-phosphate transaminase codes for MKEFNINSLVRKNILELQPYVSFRDNNEFENPVLLDANESPFGELSRYPDSTQKKLKQKISEVKNISANEIAVGNGSDELIDLIIKVFCEPKKDSVLMMNPSFAMYGFYASINENKVIKLDLNADFEIVKDDFLKIVKDFKSKVFFLCSPNNPTGNSVKDIEFYIKNFNGIVVVDEAYIEFSGKKSCIELLEKYPNLIILQTFSKAWGMAGARVGIAYSSEEIIRLINTVKAPYNVNSLSSNKVIELIDKQENLKQNIESILNEISWLENEFQSVNCIKKVYPTDANFFLIEFEDVEKVYDKLLEKEILTSKRSPQIPNCIRINVGTREENIQLIQVLKSI; via the coding sequence ATGAAAGAATTTAACATCAATAGTTTAGTAAGAAAAAATATCTTAGAATTACAGCCTTACGTAAGTTTTAGGGACAATAATGAATTTGAAAATCCAGTTTTGTTGGATGCTAATGAAAGTCCGTTTGGAGAACTGAGTCGTTACCCTGATTCTACTCAGAAAAAATTAAAGCAAAAAATATCAGAAGTAAAAAATATTTCGGCTAATGAAATCGCAGTCGGAAATGGAAGCGATGAGCTCATCGATTTGATTATAAAAGTATTTTGTGAACCTAAAAAAGATTCAGTTTTAATGATGAATCCATCGTTTGCAATGTATGGTTTTTATGCTTCTATCAATGAAAATAAAGTAATAAAACTCGATTTAAATGCAGATTTTGAGATTGTAAAAGATGATTTTTTGAAAATTGTAAAAGATTTTAAATCTAAAGTTTTTTTTCTGTGTTCACCCAATAATCCGACCGGAAATTCTGTAAAAGATATTGAGTTTTACATTAAAAACTTCAATGGAATTGTAGTTGTCGATGAAGCATATATTGAGTTTTCAGGTAAAAAATCTTGTATTGAGTTATTAGAAAAATACCCTAACCTTATTATCCTTCAGACTTTCTCAAAAGCTTGGGGAATGGCTGGAGCAAGAGTAGGAATAGCATATTCTTCTGAAGAAATTATTCGGCTAATTAATACGGTAAAAGCGCCTTACAATGTGAATTCTTTAAGCTCGAATAAAGTAATTGAACTCATTGATAAACAAGAAAATTTAAAGCAAAACATAGAAAGTATTTTAAATGAAATTTCATGGTTAGAAAATGAATTCCAATCAGTTAATTGTATTAAAAAAGTATATCCAACTGATGCTAATTTTTTTTTAATTGAGTTTGAAGATGTAGAAAAAGTGTACGATAAACTTTTGGAAAAAGAAATTTTGACCAGCAAAAGAAGTCCTCAGATTCCAAATTGTATCAGAATTAATGTAGGAACCAGAGAAGAAAATATTCAATTAATTCAGGTTTTAAAAAGTATTTAA
- a CDS encoding glycosyltransferase family 4 protein, which yields MKIAFDAKRFFHNTSGLGNYSRDLVRILSKYYPENQYLLLNKNKSERGSDILENPTVTFVESSKGAMSRQFKTGKDAQKQNADIFHGLSGELPLKWDKKPIKKIVTIHDLIFVRYPQYYSFFDRKIHLWKFKKAAHSADKIIAISEQTKRDIIQYLKVPESKIEVIYQGCHQAFKEQQSEEFIQQTKQKFNLPERFILNVGTIEERKNLLNIVKAIKDTDIPLVVVGKKTKYYQKIAGFIKKNKMEKQIHFLEGVSMDELAVIYKLADIFVYPSFFEGFGIPVIEALFSKTAAITSNTSCLPEAGGKDSVYIDPKNELDISSKIKFLWDSESERKRRADKGFEFVQKFNDEPIANQVMSLYQKIIS from the coding sequence ATGAAGATAGCATTTGATGCCAAACGTTTTTTTCATAATACTTCAGGATTAGGGAATTACTCGCGAGATTTAGTCAGAATTTTATCTAAATACTATCCTGAAAATCAGTATTTATTACTTAATAAAAACAAATCGGAAAGAGGTTCCGATATTTTAGAAAATCCTACTGTTACTTTTGTTGAAAGCTCAAAAGGAGCAATGTCCCGTCAGTTTAAAACGGGAAAAGATGCTCAAAAACAAAATGCAGATATTTTCCATGGATTATCGGGTGAATTACCTTTGAAATGGGACAAAAAGCCCATCAAAAAAATCGTTACCATTCACGATTTAATCTTCGTAAGATATCCTCAATATTATTCTTTTTTTGACCGTAAAATTCATCTTTGGAAATTTAAAAAAGCCGCACATTCGGCCGATAAAATCATAGCAATTTCAGAGCAAACAAAGCGCGATATTATTCAGTATTTAAAAGTTCCTGAAAGCAAGATTGAAGTGATTTATCAAGGCTGTCATCAAGCTTTTAAAGAACAACAATCTGAAGAATTTATTCAGCAAACAAAGCAAAAGTTTAATCTTCCTGAAAGGTTCATTTTAAATGTAGGAACCATTGAAGAGCGTAAGAATCTTTTGAATATTGTTAAAGCAATAAAAGACACCGATATCCCTTTAGTCGTAGTCGGAAAAAAGACAAAATATTATCAGAAAATAGCAGGTTTTATCAAAAAAAATAAAATGGAAAAACAGATTCATTTTTTGGAAGGAGTTTCTATGGATGAGCTGGCTGTAATCTATAAATTGGCTGATATTTTTGTGTATCCAAGCTTCTTCGAAGGCTTTGGAATTCCTGTAATAGAAGCCCTTTTCTCAAAAACGGCTGCCATTACGAGCAATACAAGTTGTCTTCCCGAGGCTGGAGGTAAAGATTCTGTTTATATCGACCCAAAAAATGAGCTGGATATAAGCTCAAAAATAAAATTTTTATGGGATAGCGAATCTGAAAGAAAACGCCGTGCTGATAAAGGTTTTGAGTTTGTTCAGAAGTTTAATGATGAGCCTATTGCCAATCAGGTGATGAGTCTTTATCAAAAAATTATTTCCTAA
- a CDS encoding glycosyltransferase family 32 protein translates to MAIPKQIFQTFKTDKLPWLTKFHINRMLKKNPEYEYHFYDDNRIQTFFKDEFPPEYLKAYNRLTIGAAKADFFRYAILYKKGGVYLDVDSGINKPIKKFIREDDVALVTDEIPQTYYVQWGLAYAAGHPFLQRTLEMILDNIKNNPFPHNVHKTTGPTVYTDAIKACLSEDPTIPHRFMGPHYDNNMQFKYKLGKFFLYSDKSEHWKRKQLTQNIIKPENEDSI, encoded by the coding sequence ATGGCAATTCCCAAACAAATTTTTCAGACTTTTAAAACCGATAAGCTTCCTTGGCTTACGAAATTTCATATCAACAGAATGCTCAAAAAAAATCCTGAGTACGAATATCATTTTTATGATGATAACAGGATTCAGACATTCTTTAAAGATGAGTTTCCGCCAGAATATTTGAAGGCTTACAACAGACTGACGATAGGGGCTGCCAAAGCCGATTTTTTCAGATATGCCATTCTTTATAAAAAAGGTGGCGTTTACTTAGACGTAGACAGCGGAATCAACAAGCCCATCAAAAAGTTTATTCGTGAAGACGATGTAGCTTTGGTGACCGATGAGATTCCTCAAACATATTATGTACAATGGGGTCTTGCATATGCTGCAGGACACCCATTTTTACAGAGAACTTTGGAAATGATTTTAGATAATATCAAAAACAATCCATTTCCTCATAATGTGCATAAAACAACCGGACCCACCGTTTACACAGATGCTATTAAAGCATGTTTAAGTGAAGACCCAACAATCCCGCATCGTTTTATGGGGCCACATTATGACAATAATATGCAGTTTAAATATAAATTGGGAAAATTCTTCCTTTACAGTGATAAATCTGAACACTGGAAGAGAAAGCAGCTTACCCAAAACATTATAAAACCTGAGAATGAAGATAGCATTTGA